A DNA window from Ipomoea triloba cultivar NCNSP0323 chromosome 10, ASM357664v1 contains the following coding sequences:
- the LOC116033101 gene encoding uncharacterized protein LOC116033101 — protein MSQPYPIDLRVPGDKDYAGRSDPEQHVNSYYGNMLMMVVSEAVMCRAFYSMLTGRAAEWFRTLEPESISNFRELAWKFVQRFAMSKTVKKHFTHLENAKQREGEPLSVFIERWKIAMTEIDPVDDATAINLLLASLRARNMYQDLILRLPLSYEDAIRRVVEHATATEANSVKRMMETGGPRRDQNQRDRCPNT, from the coding sequence ATGAGCCAGCCCTACCCCATTGACCTGCGCGTCCCCGGTGACAAAGATTATGCCGGACGCTCTGATCCTGAACAACATGTTAACTCGTATTACGGTAACATGCTTATGATGGTGGTGTCGGAGGCCGTCATGTGTCGGGCATTCTATTCCATGTTGACCGGAAGAGCGGCAGAGTGGTTCAGAACCTTGGAACCAGAGTCCATTTCCAATTTTCGAGAATTGGCTTGGAAGTTCGTTCAAAGGTTCGCCATGTCTAAAACCGTTAAGAAACACTTTACTCACCTAGAAAATGCCAAGCAGCGGGAGGGAGAGCCACTATCCGTTTTCATCGAGAGATGGAAGATTGCGATGACGGAAATCGATCCGGTCGACGACGCCACGGCGATTAATTTGTTACTGGCATCCCTGCGGGCCAGAAATATGTACCAGGACCTAATCCTCCGACTGCCCCTCTCTTACGAGGATGCCATTCGTAGAGTGGTTGAACACGCCACGGCCACAGAAGCGAACTCGGTCAAAAGGATGATGGAGACAGGAGGACCGAGGAGAGATCAAAATCAGAGAGATCGATGCCCTAACACCTAG
- the LOC116033102 gene encoding increased DNA methylation 1-like — MAENSSRGRQQRKSDRVSSNDSDDDRTKDPDYELRLSRRHSNRNTPPIRDANQEPVAQHTASEAPAVPNVRRKRDRSASENRDDETTGEAWRGRFRGNSSKPSSLKPATILSWLIDSQTVEENGEVMVISAMDGNIIKKGKIKREGILCCCCTKTLTPQQFHAHAGGTSSSDDQNPNYDRILISGSRKSMLSCMDEALRHPSERHNRETNFISAEDTHDSGCILCAIGGDLLCCDSCTSTYHQACMDITEVPEGSWYCPYCICKFCGEMDDDWMNKCHQCGRKYHLKCCQGLEEREFDLNMVSHALYCDQNCIEVSVKLEKTLVGAKNELEEGYSWTLLRQLDHQHGVYIDKDYQRIICDSKLAVAWRLMEDSFGQVFDSYTKINVIKNVIYNCSSNFNRIDFKGFYTAVLETNGEIVCVAALRIHDKKIVEMPFIAAHFAHRRKGMCRKLMIAIESTLCYLNIEKLIIPSTPEKTESWKKKYGFGVLDDETKKQLINYNTLMFHDAVRLQKILLP, encoded by the exons ATGGCTGAGAATTCAAGTAGAGGGAGGCAACAAAGGAAAAGTGATAGAGTGTCATCCAATGACTCTGATGATGACAGAACTAAAGACCCCGATTATGAACTAAGGTTGTCTAGAAGACATTCAAACCGTAATACTCCTCCCATTAGGGATGCTAATCAAGAACCTGTGGCACAGCATACGGCATCAG AGGCGCCGGCGGTTCCTAACGTGAGACGCAAGCGCGACCGTTCCGCCAGTGAAAACCGTGATGATGAAACGACAGGTGAAGCTTGGAGGGGCCGTTTTAGGGGGAATAGCAGCAAGCCATCATCGTTGAAACCTGCAACCATCCTTTCATGGCTCATTGACTCTCAAACAGTTGAAGAAAACGGAGAAGTTATGGTTATATCCGCCATGGATGGGAACATAATAAAGAAAGGGAAGATAAAGAGGGAGGGGATATTGTGTTGTTGCTGCACAAAAACACTGACACCTCAACAGTTTCACGCTCACGCCGGAGGAACCTCGTCATCAGATGATCAAAACCCTAATTACGACAGAATCCTCATCTCAGGTTCGCGGAAATCTATGTTGTCGTGTATGGATGAGGCGTTGCGTCATCCTAGTGAGCGCCACAATCGTGAGACAAACTTTATCAGTGCAGAGGATACGCATGATTCTGGCTGCATTCTATGTGCCATTGGTGGTGATCTCCTCTGCTGCGACAGCTGTACCTCAACCTATCATCAGGCCTGTATGGATATTACG GAGGTTCCAGAGGGTTCATGGTATTGTCCATATTGTATCTGCAAGTTCTGTGGAGAAATGGATGATGATTGGATGAACAAATGCCATCAATGTGGCAGGAAAT ATCATTTGAAGTGCTGTCAAGGGTTGGAAGAAAGAGAATTTGATCTAAACATGGTCTCTCATGCTCTTTACTGTGACCAGAATTGCATAGAG gTTTCTGTGAAGCTGGAGAAAACATTGGTAGGAGCAAAGAATGAACTAGAAGAAGGGTATTCATGGACTTTACTCCGTCAGTTAGATCATCAGCACGGAGTGTACATTGATAAAGATTATCAAAGAATAATTTGTGACTCCAAGCTCGCTGTTGCTTGGAGATTAATGGAGGATTCTTTTGGACAAGTCTTTGATAGCTACACAAAAATTAACGTTATCAAAAACGTCATTTACAACTGCAG TTCAAATTTCAATAGAATTGACTTCAAAGGCTTCTACACCGCTGTCTTGGAAACAAATGGGGAAATAGTTTGTGTTGCAGCTCTAAG gATTCATGACAAAAAGATTGTTGAAATGCCTTTCATTGCTGCCCATTTTGCTCATAGACGTAAAGGGATGTGTAGAAAGCTTATGATTGCTATTGAATCT ACACTTTGTTACCTCAATATTGAGAAATTAATCATCCCATCTACACCAGAAAAGACAGAAAGTTGGAAGAAAAAGTATGGATTTGGTGTATTGGATGACGAAACAAAGAAACAGCTAATAAACTACAATACACTGATGTTCCATGATGCTGTTAGACTGCAAAAGATCCTCCTTCCTTGA